One window of Chamaesiphon minutus PCC 6605 genomic DNA carries:
- a CDS encoding IS4 family transposase, producing MTSRRRSNRDHAKKNHQPGVEDEIIAAQVEALLTPAIFNQSHYYRQLGLRNRLLNLPLMMAAVLTLLWRNVPGVRELSRMLGREGFLWCEPTQVSQQAIAQRFLTFPSELFERVFKELLPEFRVKWHQRKQRLLPQSIEFAQAKFERIWACDGSTLEAIFKKLDSLSDVPIGQLAGKMGVVIDLVTRLPIEIWFRENPKASDVNFEKDILNLVTSGTLLLLDRGFYHFQFWQELINRDIHFITRLKKGASLQIERVFSNSYSIRDRIVRMGSGTKKTPYITVRLVEIKVGKVWYSYLTSVLDPLNLPPYVVADLYGRRWRIEEAFNTVKRLLGLSYLWTGSVNGIKLQMWGTWLFYAVLVDLGDAVADELSLPFDRISLEMIYRGLYHFHVAHHKGLAANPVTYFAAPENQDLGIVKTVRKPNVKLIIAPFPDSMSRTDNFFFDSSPQARLTSAIAS from the coding sequence ATGACCAGCCGCCGAAGAAGTAACCGCGACCACGCCAAAAAGAACCACCAACCAGGTGTGGAAGATGAGATCATCGCCGCTCAAGTAGAGGCTTTATTGACACCAGCAATTTTCAATCAAAGTCATTACTACCGACAATTAGGGCTGAGAAATCGGCTGTTAAATTTACCCTTGATGATGGCAGCAGTGCTGACGCTACTGTGGCGGAATGTGCCAGGAGTCAGAGAACTAAGCCGAATGTTAGGGCGAGAAGGATTTTTGTGGTGTGAGCCAACACAAGTAAGTCAACAGGCGATTGCACAAAGATTTCTGACCTTTCCATCTGAGTTATTTGAGAGAGTGTTTAAGGAATTACTGCCAGAATTTAGAGTGAAGTGGCACCAGAGAAAACAGCGATTGTTGCCACAAAGCATTGAATTTGCTCAAGCAAAATTTGAGCGGATTTGGGCATGTGATGGCTCCACATTGGAAGCGATATTCAAGAAATTAGATAGCTTATCTGATGTGCCAATCGGACAACTAGCGGGAAAAATGGGAGTAGTCATAGATTTGGTGACGAGATTGCCGATTGAAATCTGGTTTAGAGAAAATCCCAAAGCTTCAGATGTTAATTTTGAGAAAGATATCCTGAATTTAGTAACATCGGGCACTTTATTGCTCTTGGATCGAGGCTTCTATCATTTCCAATTTTGGCAAGAATTAATTAACAGAGATATTCATTTTATTACTCGATTAAAAAAAGGTGCATCGCTACAGATAGAGCGAGTATTTAGCAATAGTTATAGTATCCGTGACCGAATAGTGCGGATGGGGTCTGGCACCAAAAAGACTCCATATATAACTGTAAGATTAGTCGAAATTAAAGTGGGTAAAGTCTGGTATTCTTATCTAACTAGTGTACTCGACCCATTGAATCTTCCTCCCTATGTAGTCGCCGATTTGTACGGAAGACGGTGGCGAATTGAAGAGGCTTTTAATACTGTTAAACGATTGCTCGGGTTGAGTTATTTATGGACTGGTTCAGTTAATGGAATTAAATTACAGATGTGGGGGACTTGGCTGTTTTATGCAGTTCTAGTCGATTTAGGTGATGCTGTAGCTGATGAATTATCTCTCCCATTCGACCGCATTTCTTTAGAGATGATTTATCGAGGTCTTTATCACTTTCATGTAGCTCATCATAAAGGTTTAGCTGCCAATCCAGTCACCTATTTTGCTGCCCCAGAGAATCAAGATTTAGGTATTGTTAAAACTGTTCGTAAACCTAATGTTAAGTTAATTATTGCACCTTTTCCTGATTCTATGAGTCGAACAGACAATTTTTTCTTCGACTCATCGCCTCAAGCCCGCTTGACAAGTGCGATCGCTTCTTAA